In Ovis aries strain OAR_USU_Benz2616 breed Rambouillet chromosome 13, ARS-UI_Ramb_v3.0, whole genome shotgun sequence, the following are encoded in one genomic region:
- the LOC105606901 gene encoding histone H3.3A-like, whose translation MARKKQTARKSTGGKAPREQLATKAALKSAPSTGGVKKPHHYSPGTVALREIRYQESTELLIRKLPFQRLVREIAQDFKTDLRFQSAAIGALQEASEAYLVGLFEDTNLCAIHAKRLTIMPKDIQLARCIRGERA comes from the coding sequence ATGGCTCGCAAAAAGCAGACTGCCCGCAAATCCACCGGTGGTAAAGCACCGAGGGAGCAACTCGCTACAAAAGCAGCTCTCAAGAGTGCGCCCTCTACTGGAGGGGTGAAGAAACCGCATCATTACAGCCCTGGTACTGTGGCACTCCGTGAAATTAGATATCAGGAGTCCACTGAACTTCTGATTCGCAAACTTCCCTTCCAGCGTCTGGTGCGGGAAATTGCTCAGGACTTCAAAACAGATTTGCGCTTCCAGAGTGCAGCTATTGGTGCTTTGCAGGAGGCAAGTGAGGCCTATCTGGTTGGCCTTTTTGAAGACACCAACTTGTGTGCTATCCATGCCAAACGTTTAACAATTATGCCAAAAGACATCCAGCTAGCACGCTGCATACGTGGAGAACGTGCTTAA